From Streptomyces sp. TLI_235, a single genomic window includes:
- a CDS encoding phosphoribosylaminoimidazole-succinocarboxamide synthase: MSGFVTKPEPVQVPGLVHLHTGKVRDLYRAANGDLVMVASDRTSAFDWVLPNEIPDKGRILAQLSLWWFERIADIVPNHVVSTELPAGAPADWKGRTLICRSLDMVPVECVARGYLTGSGLAEYRDSRTVCGIALPEGLEDGSELPAPLYTPALKAEVGEHDENVPYEETARRLGAELAATLRQTTLAVYSRARDIARERGIILADTKFEFGLLDGELVIGDEVLTPDSSRFWPADEWKPGQVQPSFDKQIIRNWLASPESGWDRTGEEPPPALPAEIVERTRAKYIEAYERLTGTSWV, translated from the coding sequence TTGAGCGGATTTGTCACCAAGCCCGAGCCCGTCCAGGTACCCGGCCTGGTCCACCTGCACACCGGCAAGGTGCGCGACCTGTACCGTGCCGCCAACGGCGACCTGGTGATGGTGGCCAGCGACCGCACCTCCGCCTTCGACTGGGTGCTGCCCAACGAGATCCCGGACAAGGGCCGCATCCTCGCCCAGCTCTCGCTGTGGTGGTTCGAGCGGATCGCCGACATCGTGCCCAACCACGTCGTCTCCACCGAGCTGCCGGCCGGAGCCCCCGCGGACTGGAAGGGGCGCACCCTGATCTGCCGCAGCCTGGACATGGTGCCCGTCGAGTGCGTCGCCCGCGGCTACCTGACCGGCTCCGGCCTCGCCGAGTACCGGGACTCCCGCACCGTCTGTGGCATCGCCCTCCCCGAGGGCCTGGAGGACGGCTCCGAGCTGCCCGCCCCTCTCTACACCCCGGCCCTCAAGGCCGAGGTCGGCGAGCACGACGAGAACGTCCCCTACGAGGAGACCGCCCGCCGGCTCGGTGCCGAGCTCGCCGCCACCCTGCGGCAGACCACGCTGGCCGTGTACTCCCGCGCCCGGGACATCGCCCGCGAGCGGGGCATCATCCTGGCCGACACCAAGTTCGAGTTCGGGCTGCTGGACGGCGAGCTGGTCATCGGCGACGAGGTGCTGACCCCGGACTCCTCCCGTTTCTGGCCCGCCGACGAGTGGAAGCCCGGCCAGGTGCAGCCCTCCTTCGACAAGCAGATCATCCGCAACTGGCTGGCCTCGCCGGAGTCCGGCTGGGACCGCACCGGCGAGGAGCCGCCGCCGGCGCTGCCCGCGGAGATCGTCGAGCGGACCCGCGCCAAGTACATCGAGGCCTACGAGCGTCTCACCGGCACCTCCTGGGTCTGA
- a CDS encoding DNA-binding NarL/FixJ family response regulator, which yields MPKPSRRWRDLGKPKLTEIFIRWSLYLTGLLQPLLLGGALSGQKEKELPGTVAIAVVAASLTSTALFIVCCRTGLAHYLGRRARPTGWLAAFSAGTLAGYWVFLGAGHPTVEEPVPAGVATATWLLVFWFAPLAIALPVKASAPLGLAGLAVSVPVAVLAGVPAGAAVGLAVGAGIAMAMVGATWRGSAWIVAVVWELDAAREAQARLAVAEERLRFSRDLHDVLGRNLTTIALKSELAVQLARRGRTEAADQMVEVQRIAQESQREVREVVRGYRTADLAAEVAGARSVLRAAGVECEIDLGPDAAALPAVAQSVLGWVVREATTNVLRHSEAAHCTVTLRLDGGHVRLEVENDGVTERTAGREQPGTGLLGLRERLAAHGGGLALRRRPLPTHRITPPRPSGPGGGRPVTDPVRVLLADDEHLIRGALATLLGLEDDLQVVAQAASGPEALAMARAHRPDVAVLDLQMPGLDGIEVAAELRHVLPGCRTMIVTGHGRPGYLKRALEVGVRGFLPKTVSASDLAGIIRTVVAGGRYVDPELAADAISAGDSPLTPRETDVLELAAHGAPIAEIAERAALSPGTVRNYLSSAAGKLGAENRHAAVRIAREHGWL from the coding sequence ATGCCGAAGCCGTCGCGGCGCTGGCGGGACCTGGGCAAACCGAAGCTCACCGAGATCTTCATCCGCTGGTCCCTCTACCTGACCGGGCTGCTGCAGCCGCTCCTCCTCGGCGGAGCCCTCTCGGGGCAGAAGGAGAAGGAGCTGCCCGGCACCGTCGCCATCGCCGTCGTCGCCGCCTCCCTGACCTCCACGGCGCTCTTCATCGTCTGCTGCCGCACCGGCCTCGCGCACTACCTCGGCCGCCGGGCCCGGCCCACCGGCTGGCTGGCCGCCTTCAGCGCCGGCACGCTGGCGGGCTACTGGGTCTTCCTCGGTGCCGGCCACCCGACCGTCGAGGAGCCCGTCCCGGCCGGCGTCGCCACCGCCACCTGGCTGCTGGTCTTCTGGTTCGCCCCGCTGGCCATCGCCCTCCCGGTGAAGGCCTCCGCTCCGCTCGGGCTGGCGGGGCTGGCGGTCAGCGTCCCCGTCGCCGTGCTGGCCGGCGTGCCGGCCGGCGCCGCGGTCGGCCTGGCCGTCGGCGCCGGAATCGCGATGGCCATGGTCGGTGCCACCTGGCGCGGCTCCGCCTGGATCGTCGCCGTGGTCTGGGAACTCGACGCCGCCCGCGAGGCCCAAGCCCGGCTCGCCGTCGCCGAGGAACGCCTGCGCTTCTCCCGGGACCTGCACGACGTGCTCGGCCGCAACCTCACCACCATCGCGCTCAAGAGCGAGCTCGCCGTGCAGCTCGCCCGCCGCGGCAGGACGGAGGCCGCCGACCAGATGGTCGAGGTCCAGCGGATCGCCCAGGAGTCGCAGCGCGAGGTCCGCGAGGTGGTCCGCGGCTACCGCACCGCCGATCTGGCCGCCGAGGTCGCCGGGGCACGCTCGGTCCTGCGTGCGGCCGGTGTCGAGTGCGAGATCGACCTCGGCCCGGACGCCGCCGCCCTGCCGGCCGTCGCCCAGTCCGTGCTCGGCTGGGTGGTCCGCGAGGCCACCACCAATGTGCTGCGGCACAGCGAGGCCGCGCACTGCACCGTCACCCTGCGCCTCGACGGCGGCCACGTCCGGCTGGAGGTCGAGAACGACGGCGTCACCGAGCGGACCGCCGGCCGCGAGCAGCCCGGCACCGGCCTGCTCGGCCTGCGCGAGCGGCTCGCCGCCCACGGCGGCGGGCTCGCCCTGCGGCGCCGGCCGCTTCCGACTCACCGCATCACTCCCCCTCGCCCTTCCGGCCCTGGAGGTGGCCGCCCCGTGACCGATCCCGTCCGCGTCCTGCTCGCCGACGACGAGCACCTCATCCGCGGGGCCCTCGCCACGCTGCTCGGGCTGGAGGACGATCTGCAGGTCGTCGCCCAGGCCGCGTCCGGGCCGGAGGCCCTGGCGATGGCCCGCGCGCACCGGCCCGACGTCGCCGTCCTCGACCTGCAGATGCCCGGGCTGGACGGGATCGAGGTCGCCGCCGAACTGCGGCACGTCCTGCCGGGCTGCCGGACGATGATCGTCACCGGGCACGGGCGGCCCGGCTACCTCAAGCGCGCGCTGGAGGTCGGGGTCCGCGGCTTCCTGCCGAAGACCGTCTCCGCCTCCGACCTCGCCGGGATCATCCGCACGGTCGTCGCGGGCGGCCGCTACGTCGACCCGGAACTCGCCGCCGACGCCATCAGCGCGGGCGACAGCCCGCTGACCCCGCGCGAGACGGACGTCCTGGAGCTGGCCGCCCACGGCGCCCCGATCGCCGAGATCGCCGAACGGGCCGCCCTCTCCCCCGGCACCGTCCGCAACTACCTCTCCTCCGCCGCCGGCAAGCTCGGCGCCGAGAACCGCCACGCCGCCGTCCGGATAGCCCGCGAACACGGCTGGCTCTAG
- a CDS encoding ABC-2 type transport system ATP-binding protein: MKDTSHSGPAVEAVELHRRYGPSGPGGFDAVRGLDLTVHRGELFALLGTNGAGKTSTMELLEGLAAPTGGQVRVLGHDPHRERTAVRPRIGIMLQEGGFPGDLTVAETCRGWAGLTSGARPVDEALGLVGLGDRAGVRVKQLSGGERRRLDLAVALLGRPEVLFLDEPSTGLDPEARAAVWRLVRELRGEGTTVLLTTHYLEEAEELADRLAIMHAGRIAATGTVAEVIADRPSRITFELPERCGPYEAIGLPALPAAEITAEGRRITVRTPQLQADLTDLLGWAAHHGVALGGLEARGATLEEAFLAIAADAAATPETIGSPR, encoded by the coding sequence ATGAAGGACACCAGCCACTCCGGGCCCGCCGTCGAGGCCGTGGAACTGCACCGCCGCTACGGCCCGTCCGGCCCGGGCGGCTTCGACGCCGTCCGCGGCCTCGACCTCACCGTCCACCGCGGTGAGCTCTTCGCCCTGCTCGGCACCAACGGCGCGGGCAAGACCTCCACCATGGAGCTCCTCGAAGGGCTGGCCGCGCCGACCGGCGGGCAGGTCCGGGTGCTCGGTCACGACCCGCACCGCGAACGCACCGCCGTCCGCCCGCGGATCGGCATCATGCTCCAGGAGGGCGGCTTCCCCGGTGACCTGACCGTCGCCGAGACCTGCCGCGGCTGGGCCGGGCTCACCAGCGGCGCCCGCCCGGTCGACGAGGCGCTCGGCCTGGTCGGCCTGGGCGACCGGGCCGGGGTGCGGGTCAAGCAGCTCTCCGGCGGCGAGCGCCGCCGGCTGGACCTGGCGGTCGCCCTGCTCGGCCGCCCCGAGGTGCTCTTCCTGGACGAGCCCAGCACCGGCCTCGACCCCGAGGCACGCGCGGCCGTCTGGCGGCTGGTCCGCGAGCTGCGCGGCGAGGGCACCACCGTGCTGCTCACCACGCACTACCTGGAGGAGGCCGAGGAGCTCGCCGACCGGCTCGCCATCATGCACGCGGGCCGGATCGCCGCCACCGGCACCGTCGCCGAGGTCATCGCCGACCGCCCGTCCCGGATCACCTTCGAACTCCCGGAGCGCTGCGGCCCGTACGAGGCGATCGGCCTGCCCGCCCTGCCCGCCGCGGAGATCACCGCCGAGGGCCGCCGGATCACCGTCCGCACGCCGCAGCTCCAGGCCGACCTCACCGACCTCCTCGGCTGGGCCGCCCACCACGGCGTCGCGCTCGGCGGCCTCGAGGCCCGCGGCGCCACCCTCGAGGAGGCCTTCCTCGCCATTGCCGCCGACGCGGCCGCCACCCCCGAGACGATCGGCAGCCCCCGATGA
- a CDS encoding alkylation response protein AidB-like acyl-CoA dehydrogenase produces MSILDDPCTTARHAGLPGSLTAAAESLRPDAFRRAAEADRLRGLDAALTERLTGSGFARHFVPRRWGGAEGSFTELVAATAALAEGCTSTAWCAALQAAHGRLAAFLPEAGQQEIWGDSPDVPIAAALVPPTGRLERTADGGALITGNWRCVSGVGHAVWVLLALPDPAALPGDFLIVAVPRAAVTVHDTWHSNGLRGTGSHDVSVTEPLAVPPHRCVGFMDLVRASAATDRARCHGVPPRLVAGLAFAAPAVGAARGALKAWAAPLADAHGPGGPAVSPARCEVMARASAEIDIAASLLADAALRADTGAVGDRAVGRNLRDTALAVELTVSAVERLFRAGGVAAQWPDSALQRAWRDVHSLAAHGALNWDAAAAEYTRTGLAAFAG; encoded by the coding sequence TTGAGCATTCTGGACGATCCGTGCACCACTGCCCGGCACGCCGGGCTGCCCGGATCCCTCACCGCGGCCGCCGAGTCGCTCCGGCCGGACGCCTTCCGCCGGGCCGCCGAGGCGGACCGGCTGCGCGGCCTGGACGCCGCGCTGACCGAGCGGCTGACCGGCTCCGGCTTCGCCCGCCATTTCGTCCCGCGCCGCTGGGGCGGTGCCGAAGGGAGTTTCACCGAGCTGGTGGCGGCGACCGCCGCACTGGCGGAGGGCTGTACCTCGACCGCCTGGTGCGCCGCCCTGCAGGCGGCCCACGGGCGGCTGGCCGCCTTCCTTCCGGAGGCCGGCCAGCAGGAGATCTGGGGCGACTCCCCGGACGTCCCGATCGCGGCCGCCCTCGTCCCCCCGACCGGCCGGCTGGAGCGCACGGCCGACGGCGGGGCGCTGATCACCGGCAACTGGCGGTGCGTCAGCGGGGTGGGGCACGCCGTGTGGGTGCTGCTCGCGCTGCCCGACCCGGCGGCCCTGCCGGGCGACTTCCTGATCGTGGCCGTCCCCCGGGCGGCGGTCACGGTCCACGACACCTGGCACAGCAACGGATTACGGGGCACCGGCAGCCACGACGTGAGCGTGACGGAACCGCTGGCCGTCCCACCGCACCGCTGTGTCGGCTTCATGGACCTCGTCCGGGCGTCCGCCGCGACGGACCGGGCCCGCTGCCACGGCGTGCCGCCGCGGCTGGTCGCCGGACTCGCCTTCGCCGCGCCCGCCGTGGGGGCGGCGCGCGGCGCACTGAAGGCCTGGGCGGCGCCGCTGGCGGACGCCCACGGCCCCGGCGGACCGGCCGTCAGTCCGGCCCGGTGCGAGGTGATGGCGCGGGCCTCCGCGGAGATCGACATCGCCGCCTCGCTGCTGGCGGACGCCGCGCTGCGGGCGGACACCGGAGCGGTCGGCGACCGCGCCGTCGGCCGCAACCTGCGGGACACCGCGCTGGCGGTCGAGCTCACCGTCTCGGCGGTGGAGCGGCTGTTCCGGGCCGGCGGGGTAGCCGCCCAGTGGCCGGACTCGGCGCTCCAGCGGGCCTGGCGGGACGTCCATTCGCTGGCCGCCCACGGCGCGCTCAACTGGGACGCCGCGGCGGCCGAGTACACCCGGACGGGCCTGGCCGCGTTCGCCGGCTGA
- a CDS encoding phosphoribosylformylglycinamidine synthase: MTTRVGVVTFPGSLDDRDAQRAVRLAGAEPVALWHRDKDLHQVDAVVLPGGFSYGDYLRCGAISRFSPVMDTIIEQARQGMPVLGICNGFQVLCESHLLPGALTRNDSLHFICRDQKLRIENADTAWTSDYASGQEIVVPLKNGEGRFVADEHVLDELEAEGRVVARYLDVNPNGSYRDIAGITNAAGNVVGLMPHPEHAVEPLTGPTTEGLGFFTSVLKQLVNA; this comes from the coding sequence GTGACAACCCGCGTCGGCGTCGTCACTTTCCCCGGCTCTCTCGACGACCGCGACGCCCAGCGCGCGGTCCGTCTCGCCGGCGCCGAGCCGGTCGCCCTCTGGCACCGGGACAAGGACCTGCACCAGGTCGACGCCGTCGTGCTGCCGGGCGGATTCTCGTACGGCGACTATCTGCGCTGCGGGGCCATCTCCCGCTTCTCGCCGGTCATGGACACCATCATCGAGCAGGCCCGGCAGGGAATGCCCGTCCTCGGTATCTGCAACGGCTTCCAGGTGCTGTGCGAATCGCACCTGCTGCCCGGCGCGCTCACCCGCAACGACTCGCTGCACTTCATCTGCCGCGACCAGAAGCTGCGCATCGAGAACGCCGACACAGCGTGGACGTCCGATTACGCGAGCGGCCAGGAAATCGTCGTACCGCTGAAGAACGGCGAGGGCCGCTTCGTCGCCGACGAGCACGTCCTGGACGAACTCGAGGCGGAGGGACGGGTCGTGGCCCGTTACCTCGACGTCAATCCGAACGGTTCGTACCGCGACATCGCCGGCATCACCAACGCCGCCGGCAACGTCGTCGGCCTGATGCCGCATCCGGAGCACGCCGTGGAGCCGCTCACCGGCCCGACCACCGAGGGCCTGGGCTTCTTCACTTCCGTCCTGAAGCAGCTGGTGAACGCCTGA
- a CDS encoding phosphoribosylformylglycinamidine synthase, translated as MARVVVDVMLKPEILDPQGQAVQRALPRLGFAGIADVRQGKRFELELEGPVDDAALARIREAAEKFLANTVIEDFTVRVEGEAK; from the coding sequence GTGGCACGCGTCGTAGTCGACGTCATGCTCAAGCCGGAGATCCTCGACCCCCAGGGACAGGCGGTGCAGCGCGCACTGCCGCGTCTCGGCTTCGCCGGGATCGCCGACGTCCGCCAGGGCAAGCGTTTCGAACTGGAGCTGGAAGGGCCGGTGGACGACGCCGCGCTCGCCCGCATCCGCGAGGCCGCCGAGAAGTTTCTCGCCAACACCGTGATCGAGGACTTCACCGTCCGCGTCGAGGGAGAGGCGAAGTGA
- a CDS encoding acyl-CoA synthetase (AMP-forming)/AMP-acid ligase II, with amino-acid sequence MIKLQDALRHAAERPDHVALVDGGRRITWSELADEIAKVAGGLAAVLPEGRPARAAFLCCNGWELVVTMAAFETLGVPITGLDFEAGPEATAHALEQLRPTVVVSSKLHRPLLIASGWSDREGVLQVHLHGVGEELAAPEPVVPEPQAGEPVHYSTLAAAQTAVTAPISQPHEHFAVSYDAAGDSRLVIRRRSFEARRLAELVDEFAFDEDDTYLVTVPMYHASSPGWARVFFALGGTVVLGPYHDLGEMCRLITDEGVTATLMVPPVLSRLLAHPASAELRRTSRLRFLLTGGQHLNRWIVNEAWDRFGPVLHHYYGSTETGLVTLLGPDELALSPCRSGRAMPGIGIAVLDAEHRPLPPGVRGRVAVASYQLMDAYGDAPAPSVLVDLGDGQGPRPFLVTGDDGVIDYEGRLELTGRTGGPVRARADGDRDTAFFGLETELLDQPAVRDLAVLRVTVPDHGPVLAVPFVPVARDLEAAAYRAVSAACARRVPWISAHVIAVDAIPYSPTGTIRTGELLTEIMPLVNLYIHLDKQSATEIPA; translated from the coding sequence ATGATCAAGCTGCAAGACGCCCTGCGGCACGCCGCTGAACGGCCGGACCACGTCGCGCTCGTGGACGGCGGACGCCGGATCACCTGGAGCGAACTGGCCGACGAGATAGCCAAGGTGGCCGGCGGCCTGGCCGCAGTGCTGCCCGAGGGACGGCCCGCCCGCGCCGCCTTCCTCTGCTGCAACGGCTGGGAGCTGGTCGTCACCATGGCCGCCTTCGAGACCCTGGGCGTGCCGATCACCGGCCTCGACTTCGAGGCCGGGCCCGAGGCCACCGCACACGCCCTGGAACAGCTCCGTCCGACCGTCGTGGTCAGCAGCAAGCTGCACCGCCCGCTGCTCATCGCATCAGGCTGGTCCGACCGCGAGGGCGTCCTGCAGGTCCACCTGCACGGCGTGGGCGAGGAGCTCGCCGCACCCGAGCCGGTCGTCCCCGAGCCGCAGGCCGGCGAGCCGGTGCACTACTCGACACTGGCCGCCGCGCAGACCGCGGTCACCGCCCCGATCTCCCAACCCCACGAGCACTTCGCGGTGAGCTACGACGCCGCCGGCGACTCCCGGCTGGTGATCCGCCGCCGCTCCTTCGAGGCCCGCCGACTCGCCGAGCTGGTCGACGAGTTCGCCTTCGACGAGGACGACACCTACCTGGTCACCGTGCCGATGTACCACGCCTCCAGCCCCGGCTGGGCACGGGTCTTCTTCGCCCTCGGCGGCACCGTGGTGCTCGGCCCGTACCACGACCTCGGCGAGATGTGCCGGCTGATCACCGACGAGGGCGTCACCGCCACGCTGATGGTGCCGCCGGTGCTCTCCCGGCTGCTCGCCCACCCGGCCTCCGCCGAGCTTCGGCGGACCTCCCGGCTGCGCTTCCTGCTCACCGGCGGCCAGCACCTCAACCGCTGGATCGTCAACGAGGCCTGGGACCGCTTCGGCCCCGTCCTGCACCACTACTACGGCTCCACCGAGACCGGTCTGGTCACCCTGCTCGGCCCGGACGAGCTGGCGCTCTCGCCGTGCCGCTCCGGCCGCGCCATGCCGGGCATCGGCATCGCCGTGCTGGACGCCGAGCACCGCCCGCTGCCGCCCGGCGTCCGCGGCCGGGTCGCGGTGGCGAGCTACCAGCTGATGGACGCCTACGGGGACGCCCCCGCGCCGTCCGTGCTGGTCGACCTCGGGGACGGCCAGGGCCCGCGGCCCTTCCTGGTCACCGGCGACGACGGCGTCATCGACTACGAGGGCCGGCTCGAACTCACCGGCCGCACCGGCGGCCCCGTGCGGGCCCGCGCCGACGGCGACCGCGACACCGCCTTCTTCGGCCTGGAGACCGAACTGCTCGACCAGCCGGCCGTCCGCGACCTCGCCGTCCTGCGGGTCACCGTGCCCGACCACGGGCCGGTGCTGGCGGTGCCCTTCGTCCCGGTCGCCCGGGACCTGGAGGCGGCCGCCTACCGGGCGGTCAGCGCGGCCTGCGCCCGCCGCGTGCCGTGGATCTCCGCGCACGTCATCGCGGTCGACGCCATCCCGTACAGCCCCACCGGCACCATCCGCACCGGCGAGCTGCTCACCGAGATCATGCCGCTGGTCAACCTCTACATCCACCTGGACAAGCAGTCAGCTACGGAGATCCCCGCATGA
- a CDS encoding phosphoribosylformylglycinamidine synthase, with amino-acid sequence MSLDTVKNAEQTPDAAQPWAELGLKEDEYARIREILDRRPTGAELAMYSVMWSEHCSYKSSKVHLKQFGEKAPENDAMLVGIGENAGVVDVGQGYAVTFKVESHNHPSYIEPYQGAATGIGGIVRDILAMGARPVAVMDPLRFGAADHPDTRRVLPGIVAGIGGYGNCLGLPNIGGEVVFDSCYQGNPLVNALCVGVMKHEDIHLAKASGPGNKVILYGARTGGDGIGGVSVLASETFDATGPAKRPAVQVGDPFQEKLLIECTLEIFKENLVAGIQDLGGAGLSCATSELASAGTGGMRIDLDTVPLRDNTLSPEEILMSESQERMCAIVEPDKVERFLAICEKWDVIATVIGEVTDGERLEIFWHGEQVVDVPPRTVAHEGPTYHRPYARPSWQDALQADAPTAERLARPAGGDELKDALLKVAGSPNQASKAWITDQYDRYVLGNTVLSVPEDSGMIRIDEETNLGVSVATDGNGRYAKLDPYTGAQLALAEAYRNVAAGGAKPLAVSDCLNFGSPEDPDVMWQFAEATRGLADACLVLGTPVTGGNVSLYNQTGETAIHPTPVVAVLGVIDDVTRRTPIGFGEQGQLLYLLGDTEDELGGSAWAQVAHDHLGGLPPKVDLERERLLGEILIAASRDGMIDAAHDLSDGGLGQALVESCLKGGNGARVVVPEGMDPFVFLFSESAGRAVVAVPRSEEVRFNDMCGARGLPVARIGVVDGDALEVQGQFTVTLAELKDAHTGVIEALLA; translated from the coding sequence ATGAGCCTCGACACCGTCAAGAACGCCGAGCAGACCCCGGACGCGGCCCAGCCCTGGGCCGAACTCGGCCTCAAGGAGGACGAGTACGCGCGCATCCGGGAGATCCTCGACCGCCGTCCGACCGGCGCCGAGCTCGCGATGTACTCCGTCATGTGGTCGGAGCACTGTTCGTACAAGAGCTCCAAGGTCCACCTGAAGCAGTTCGGCGAGAAGGCCCCGGAGAACGACGCCATGCTCGTCGGCATCGGCGAGAACGCCGGCGTCGTCGACGTCGGCCAGGGCTACGCGGTCACCTTCAAGGTCGAGTCGCACAACCACCCGTCGTACATCGAGCCCTACCAGGGTGCGGCCACCGGCATCGGCGGCATCGTCCGCGACATCCTCGCGATGGGCGCCCGCCCGGTCGCGGTGATGGACCCGCTGCGCTTCGGCGCGGCCGACCACCCGGACACCCGCCGCGTGCTGCCCGGCATCGTCGCGGGCATCGGCGGCTACGGCAACTGCCTGGGCCTGCCCAACATCGGCGGCGAGGTCGTCTTCGACTCCTGCTACCAGGGCAACCCGCTGGTCAACGCGCTCTGCGTCGGCGTCATGAAGCACGAGGACATCCACCTCGCCAAGGCCTCCGGCCCCGGCAACAAGGTCATCCTCTACGGCGCCCGCACCGGCGGCGACGGCATCGGCGGTGTCTCCGTGCTGGCCTCGGAGACCTTCGACGCCACCGGCCCGGCCAAGCGCCCCGCCGTCCAGGTCGGCGACCCCTTCCAGGAGAAGCTCCTCATCGAGTGCACCCTGGAGATCTTCAAGGAGAACCTGGTCGCCGGCATCCAGGACCTCGGCGGCGCCGGCCTCTCCTGCGCCACCTCCGAGCTCGCCTCGGCCGGCACCGGCGGCATGCGGATCGACCTCGACACCGTGCCGCTGCGCGACAACACGCTCTCGCCCGAGGAGATCCTCATGAGCGAGTCGCAGGAGCGCATGTGCGCCATCGTCGAGCCGGACAAGGTCGAGCGCTTCCTCGCCATCTGTGAGAAGTGGGACGTCATCGCCACCGTCATCGGCGAGGTGACCGACGGCGAGCGCCTGGAGATCTTCTGGCACGGCGAGCAGGTCGTGGACGTGCCGCCGCGCACCGTCGCCCACGAGGGCCCGACCTACCACCGCCCGTACGCCCGCCCGAGCTGGCAGGACGCGCTGCAGGCCGACGCCCCCACCGCCGAGCGGCTCGCGCGCCCGGCCGGCGGCGACGAGCTCAAGGACGCCCTGCTCAAGGTCGCCGGCTCGCCGAACCAGGCCTCCAAGGCCTGGATCACCGACCAGTACGACCGCTATGTGCTGGGCAACACCGTGCTCTCGGTGCCCGAGGACTCCGGCATGATCCGGATCGACGAGGAGACCAACCTCGGCGTCTCGGTCGCCACCGACGGCAACGGCCGCTACGCCAAGCTGGACCCGTACACCGGCGCCCAGCTGGCCCTGGCCGAGGCCTACCGCAACGTCGCGGCCGGCGGTGCCAAGCCGCTCGCCGTCTCCGACTGCCTCAACTTCGGCTCCCCCGAGGACCCGGACGTGATGTGGCAGTTCGCCGAGGCGACCCGTGGCCTGGCCGACGCCTGCCTGGTGCTGGGCACCCCGGTCACCGGCGGCAACGTCTCGCTGTACAACCAGACCGGCGAGACCGCCATCCACCCGACCCCGGTGGTCGCGGTGCTCGGTGTCATCGACGACGTCACCCGCCGCACCCCGATCGGCTTCGGCGAGCAGGGCCAGCTGCTGTACCTGCTCGGCGACACCGAGGACGAGCTCGGCGGCTCGGCCTGGGCCCAGGTCGCGCACGACCACCTCGGCGGCCTGCCGCCCAAGGTCGACCTGGAGCGCGAGCGGCTGCTCGGCGAGATCCTCATCGCGGCCTCCCGCGACGGCATGATCGACGCCGCGCACGACCTCTCCGACGGCGGCCTCGGCCAGGCCCTGGTGGAGAGCTGCCTCAAGGGCGGCAACGGCGCCCGCGTGGTCGTCCCGGAGGGCATGGACCCGTTCGTGTTCCTGTTCTCCGAGTCGGCCGGCCGCGCGGTGGTCGCCGTGCCGCGCAGCGAGGAGGTCCGGTTCAACGACATGTGCGGTGCCCGCGGCCTGCCCGTCGCCCGGATCGGTGTCGTCGACGGCGACGCCCTGGAGGTCCAGGGTCAGTTCACCGTCACGCTGGCGGAGCTGAAGGACGCCCACACCGGCGTCATCGAGGCCCTGCTGGCCTGA
- a CDS encoding Lsr2 protein: protein MAQRVVVTLSDDLDGGTAAETVHFGVDGKSYEIDLSVENAEKLREALAPFVAAGRRQSRTGKSFRRTALTPDPQAVRAWAQSHGMDLPARGRIPKAVYEQFAEAN from the coding sequence ATGGCTCAGCGTGTAGTCGTCACGCTCTCCGACGACCTGGACGGCGGCACTGCCGCAGAAACCGTCCACTTCGGTGTCGACGGGAAGTCGTACGAGATCGACCTCTCCGTGGAGAACGCGGAGAAGCTGCGGGAGGCCCTCGCCCCGTTCGTCGCGGCCGGCCGTCGGCAGAGCCGCACCGGCAAGTCCTTCCGCCGCACCGCCCTGACGCCCGACCCGCAGGCCGTTCGCGCCTGGGCGCAGTCGCACGGCATGGACCTCCCGGCCCGCGGCCGCATCCCCAAGGCCGTCTACGAGCAGTTCGCCGAGGCCAACTGA
- a CDS encoding TetR family transcriptional regulator: MAASGNPVSSRSRGTAAGRSAPALKQARALRTRATVLEAAAALFAHKGFKVVTMQEIAEEAGATKGAVYFHFPNKEALAAELVGSFYAAAPKTTEALADPDLKPLETVRRLTMETAHRVRDEVVAQAAVRLQTERMITDAELPLPFIDYIAVYTLLLERAKESGELPPHVSAASLARTIVASFFGVQHVSWILHDRADVVDRVEELLDLLLPPS; the protein is encoded by the coding sequence ATGGCGGCCAGCGGGAATCCGGTCAGCAGCAGGAGCCGGGGTACGGCGGCGGGTCGGAGTGCTCCGGCCCTGAAACAGGCACGGGCACTGCGCACCCGGGCGACGGTCCTGGAGGCCGCCGCCGCACTCTTCGCCCACAAGGGCTTCAAAGTCGTCACCATGCAGGAGATCGCCGAGGAGGCCGGTGCCACCAAGGGGGCCGTGTACTTCCACTTCCCCAACAAGGAGGCGCTCGCCGCGGAACTGGTCGGCAGCTTCTACGCGGCCGCGCCGAAGACCACCGAGGCGCTGGCCGACCCGGACCTCAAGCCCCTGGAGACCGTCCGGCGGCTGACCATGGAGACGGCCCACCGGGTCCGCGACGAGGTGGTGGCGCAGGCGGCCGTCCGGCTGCAGACCGAGCGCATGATCACCGACGCCGAGCTGCCGCTGCCGTTCATCGACTACATCGCCGTCTACACCCTGCTGCTCGAGCGGGCCAAGGAGAGCGGTGAACTCCCGCCGCACGTCTCGGCGGCGTCGCTCGCGCGCACCATCGTGGCGTCCTTCTTCGGGGTCCAGCACGTGTCGTGGATCCTGCACGACCGCGCCGACGTGGTCGACCGGGTCGAGGAGCTGCTGGACCTGCTGCTGCCGCCGAGCTGA